Part of the Chanos chanos chromosome 5, fChaCha1.1, whole genome shotgun sequence genome, AAGTCACATCCAAGATAAACAAGAGTTGGGCTGTATCCAAACCACTCCACAGCCCTCGGTACAGAGCGAAACTAAAGCAGCTGAGTGACTGATGGGATTGCTTTCTTCTTTCCCAAGACTTTAACAACGATGACTTCATCTGTAAGGCGGACCtggaaaaaaccctgaacaaGCTGACACGGAATGAGCTAACAGAGGATGAGGTGAGGAtggtgtgtgagaaagtgatcGACGAGGCAGACCTGGACAACGACGGACGGTTATCTCTGGAAGATTTCCAGCACATGATTGTGCGAGCTCCTGACTTCCTCAGGTTAGACTAAGATTGGCTAAAACCGCCCTAGTAGCGCTCTAACATGACTACTGGAAAATGCTAACATCTTCTGCTAGGCAACACTTATAAATCAAACAGCCAACCTCAATCAATACATCTTAAGAAAATAAACCTATCAGTAACAATattacaagtttttttttttaagatgaattACAAATGCTCTTTTCCTTACCAGCATTTCTATGCACTGAACTACACTATATGCAGCAAAGCCAGCTTCATTGCAATAACTGTGTCTCATTTATCTCATTTTTCCAGCACCTTCCATATAAGAATATGATAAGATGTGAAGAGTGCTCTAGGAGTGGGAAGAAACCCAACCGCAGTGGTTCCTTTAGAACACTGACAGAAAGCTTGACAAATATCACATGCTtcagaaaaatggaaaacatctTACTTTCTCATATGTGCAGACATGTTTCACTGAGTTTTGGACAGTTAACACTATTCTTTAGAGCCGTGGCATGTTATGACAGCTACAAGACTGCCAGTAAAGCAACAAAACTCCCTAATTCTCAAGACCACCATTTCAAAGATTTCAGCTTTCACGAAAAGGAATgagtcagtattttttttttcttttgaaccaATGATCTCAACGAGAAAAGCAATTGTTGAATAAATCTGTTTCGCCCACATGCTTTGCTTCATTAGTTCTCAATGTCGTTTGAAGACATTGCAGTTTTATTGATGTTCTGTAATATGTTATGCCTGGCTGAAAATACGCGATCTTGGTTAACATTCATGCCCTGCTAAAGTTGAGTCAGTTTGGCTGGTGGGTGTACAGCAATGCAATATTAATCGAGCATTACCTCCAGCAAACACAGATCTCAGATTCTTTACACTTAATATAAAGCAATCGAACCAAATTAGTCTGTCAGTGAAAGAAAACTCGCAATGCAAGAAGAACAGACCACAGCTTAAAAGAATCTCATTTTAATTGATCAAAAGTACAGATGTCTACAAAACTGTAGATCATTTTTTCAATATGATTTTAGAAAGTACAGTACAATTTAAGTAGAACTCTTTTAAGAATGTTATTTacaattgtttatttttcaaaatgcaatTTAGCTTTCTCCCCATTTGCCTCACaatcaaaaatgaaagagaacatggtcatacaaaataaatgtgaatgataTGTATGACAAAGTtacatcagaaaagaaaaacaaaacaaagcaaaacaacaaaaaaaacaaacaaacaaaatgactaAACTAAAACTGAGGAAATCAGATCTGACAGCCCAAGTTCTTACTGCTGGAGACACTCTACACTGGATCATGTTTGCTATGCCGCTGAAGGATTACAGATCACTTTCTCTGTGCGACCAAGGGCTA contains:
- the cib3 gene encoding calcium and integrin-binding family member 3 isoform X2 produces the protein MGNKQTVFTAQQLDAYQDNPFRQRIAEVFSEDGEGNMTLDDFLDMFSVLSEMAPRDLKAYYAFKIYDFNNDDFICKADLEKTLNKLTRNELTEDEVRMVCEKVIDEADLDNDGRLSLEDFQHMIVRAPDFLSTFHIRI